In a single window of the Nodularia spumigena CCY9414 genome:
- a CDS encoding glycine betaine ABC transporter substrate-binding protein has translation MKRFWILCIVTCVMAVGIASCNFNASTSGAGDIVIASKDFTEQDILGELLAQQIEETTDLTVTRRPRLGGSFVCHNAIIAGQIDAYIEYTGTAFTAILKQQAVNDPKVVHEQLKQAYAKQFNLEVMPSLGFENTFAMIIRGEDARRYNIQTLSEAAKYTPQWRGGFGYEFLEREDGFPGLAKTYGLRFAISPQIMDLGLIYRALIQKQVDMVAGNSTDGQISRLGLVVLKDNQQYFPPYEAAPIVRKETLNKYPQLRTAINQLSGKITSDEMRELNNLVEGELQDIKTVVREFRKSQGL, from the coding sequence ATGAAAAGATTTTGGATATTATGTATTGTAACTTGTGTGATGGCGGTGGGGATAGCTAGTTGTAATTTCAATGCTAGTACAAGCGGTGCTGGTGATATTGTTATTGCTTCTAAAGATTTTACAGAACAAGATATTTTAGGTGAACTTTTAGCCCAGCAAATTGAAGAAACCACTGATTTAACAGTCACTCGTCGTCCCCGTTTAGGTGGTTCTTTTGTTTGTCATAATGCTATTATTGCCGGACAAATTGATGCTTATATTGAGTATACAGGCACAGCTTTTACTGCGATTTTAAAACAACAAGCAGTTAATGATCCAAAAGTAGTTCATGAGCAGTTAAAACAGGCTTATGCGAAACAATTTAATTTAGAAGTTATGCCTAGTTTAGGGTTTGAAAATACATTTGCCATGATTATTCGCGGTGAAGATGCTAGACGCTATAATATTCAAACTCTCTCGGAAGCTGCTAAATATACACCTCAATGGCGCGGTGGGTTCGGTTACGAATTTTTAGAACGGGAAGATGGTTTTCCAGGGTTAGCGAAAACCTACGGTTTACGTTTTGCTATATCTCCCCAAATTATGGACTTGGGTTTAATATATCGAGCTTTAATTCAAAAACAAGTGGATATGGTAGCAGGAAATTCTACAGATGGGCAAATCTCCCGTTTGGGTTTAGTGGTACTTAAAGATAATCAACAATATTTTCCCCCTTATGAAGCTGCGCCCATTGTCCGTAAAGAAACTTTGAATAAATATCCGCAATTAAGAACAGCTATAAATCAACTTTCTGGAAAAATTACATCTGATGAAATGCGAGAATTAAATAATTTAGTTGAAGGTGAATTACAGGATATCAAAACTGTGGTGCGCGAGTTTCGCAAGTCTCAGGGATTATAG
- a CDS encoding ABC transporter permease, which produces MKDFFLIKYGPEILQHTLEHLFMVSIAIATATLIGIPLGILITRQTHLRQPILGIANILQTIPSLALFGLLIPVPIIGGIGVVPAIVALTLYSFLPIIRNTYTGIMGVDPAIREAGRGMGMTDKQLLLQVDIPLAMGVILAGVRVATVISIGIATIAAAIGAGGLGVFIFRGIAVVNNQLILAGAVPAAMIALVADLAIGWLEQKLKVKA; this is translated from the coding sequence ATGAAAGACTTTTTCTTGATCAAGTATGGCCCAGAAATCCTGCAACATACCCTAGAACACTTATTTATGGTGAGTATTGCGATCGCCACTGCTACACTTATCGGTATTCCTTTAGGTATTTTAATCACCCGCCAAACTCACCTGCGCCAACCGATTCTCGGTATAGCCAATATTCTCCAAACTATTCCTAGTTTAGCATTATTCGGGTTATTAATTCCAGTCCCGATAATTGGGGGAATTGGTGTTGTCCCAGCAATTGTTGCTCTAACTTTATATTCCTTTCTGCCGATAATTCGCAATACGTACACTGGTATCATGGGGGTAGATCCCGCCATTCGCGAAGCTGGGCGAGGTATGGGAATGACAGATAAACAATTGTTGTTACAAGTAGATATTCCCTTAGCAATGGGGGTAATTTTGGCAGGTGTGCGGGTAGCAACAGTTATTTCTATCGGTATCGCTACTATCGCCGCAGCCATTGGTGCTGGTGGTTTGGGCGTGTTTATTTTTCGCGGAATTGCAGTGGTAAATAATCAGTTAATTTTAGCTGGTGCGGTACCTGCGGCGATGATTGCATTAGTCGCTGATTTAGCTATTGGTTGGCTGGAACAAAAATTAAAAGTTAAAGCTTGA